Below is a genomic region from Zerene cesonia ecotype Mississippi chromosome Z, Zerene_cesonia_1.1, whole genome shotgun sequence.
GAGCAGCCCGATAAAAAAGGCTGTAACAGCCAGACTAAACGACAGAACGATCAGAAAAatcgtaatattaataaagacacGAATGATCAGACTGATCAGAAAGGCCAGAACAGTCAAAAAGATCAGAACATTGAAATGGATCAGAACGGCCAGAAAATCGATCATGGTCAAACGACTCGGACTAATCAATGCGATCAAATCGATGAGGCCGATTCCGCCACTTCGATTGAACAGACCAGTCAGACACATTGTCATtctaataaaaagaataataaagcCGAACACTCAAATTGTAAAACTACTAAGGAAGATCCAATGGAGTGGAGCCAGTCTAATCAGAACGATCAGGCCCCTTCAAGCAATGCGCCAGGTACGAACAATCAGACCTCACGCAATAACCAGACCCAACAAAACAATCGTGCAAAAAACAGCAACCAATCTACTGGGAATAATCAGTCCCACCATAGTCATTCTTCAAATCAGAATAATCAAAGTAATCAGACTCGCCAGCGAAATCAGTGCAGTCAGGCCAATCCGACCGACAAACCCGGCCCAAGCAATCAAAGCCAGTCTAAACAGCGTCAAGAAAAAGTCGATTGTTCTCAACAAGAGCGCGAATCAAACATTGACCGCCAAAATCGACCCCACTCTTGTCGCGATGCTAATGCAAATGCTAGAAAGGTTCAGAGAGCAAAAAATAAACGGCCCAAGCGGCGTGAAGTACGCAGAAATTCCGCACGGATTGCTCACCTTACCACACTTCGCCGGCGACTACAGATGCCGGGTAAGGGCTAGCATTTACATACAGTGAAGCAAATATTGAGCCTTATTTTTTCGAGCTTTATCgaaatttcgtttattttgcAAGAGCATGGTCCCAATACCATAAAATTCTACCAAATTGGCGCGCAGAGTTTCCACATCATAATTGAGACAGTATCAGTCGATGTATTGTTGTTGTAGTTACTCTTGTAGTTATTGTTGTCGTAGTTGTTGTGCACGACAAAGATGATTCACGACCTCTCAGGTCATAGTTGGGGCCTTGAACcgctgagccaccactgcttactACTGtgtcatttttgtatttgtaagaattcctttaatacattttcatgtGGCATGTACACGGCTAAGTTTCGTTTAAGACAGGCAAAATCTTTCCAAATTATTCATGATTGGACATATTTGATCGTGTGTTGcttcatacattattaatatagtgatatataatgttatttaattgtatattatgaaaattattatcataatgttTTGGAGGTTGATGTTTGGTGTATTATATGaaagtgttaaaaaatatattttataaagaaatattatgatgtatatacaaaatacaaatatattatttcagctTCTTTTCCTCTATTCGTTCACACATCTATAATGGAATGTTATTTAAAGACCTATAGTTTATGTACGTTTTTTTACCCCGCACAATGCATGATCCTTCTAGAAAGCGTCTTAGTATATTGTAAATGACTTTTTGTGAGACAATATTGGTAGTGAGGTTAGGAGATGTTGGTTCAATTATgctgaaattttgttttagatttcCAGTTTAACGGTTTAGGAGCAGGTGAGATCGGCGGCTTTGAGGTCGTTGTAAACATGGATGATGCCTCGGGTGGCGCTACTGGTGGAACAAATATATCTGGAGGCACCATGCCGCGGAGAAATCTAACTGCAGACCAGATTTTAGACGATGGCAATAGTAAGTTTTCTTTGGCTAGATAACAAGCTTCCAAAATTCAAACTTGATTTTTATCAGAGTTTAGCTTTCCGCATGCGGTTTCGCCtgcaaattcaattaaaattatgttttaccCGCATAGTTCCCGTTTTTGTGGGATTTAACGTGGGATTTAACTACACTATCCGTTAATTCACATCTTTTTCGTTTGGAGCtcaatgtaacaaatatttgcaGTATACGTTGCCCATATGAACGGAGCGCAATCGAGCGCTGAGGTTATACAACAGGTGATGGGCTCGATTATACGCCAAGGTCTTGTACCGGGCGTTACATCTGACGCTCATGTTATGCACGTGTACGTACCCAACATGGGCCAAAATTCCGGTTCCACCTCTGCAAATCCCACGAATGATCAGACAGAGGATCAACCAAACCGGAACCAGAATCAGAATGAAAATGAGAATCAGAATCAAAGTGAAAATCAGAGCCAGAATCCAAGTGAAAATCCGACCCAAAATCAGAATCAGAATCAGAATGAAACTGGCAATCAGCAAGATCAAGCTCAAAGACAGTCTCATTGGTCATCGCGTGTGCATAGGCAGCGGTTTGCGACCCGTGCCAATCACagtatgtatatgttgtaGTTGCTTCGCGTTCGATGTTCCTATTATCGAGAACAATTCCTTTCTCTTACAATAGTAGTAAAAGGAatagttacatttaaatttccatATAGATAGCGTCAGATTCTCATTTAGATCTATtcattattagtttattagaGAAGTCTCATCACCTTAGTCTAAAATTTTCCATGTTAGACTAATAGGTGTTAAACTAAATAGGTTTCACAACTTCAGGATATATTCTGATTGCCTTTATTTCTGTTTGCGTTTGGGCTTTATCAGCTAATAGTTTGGTAGTTttgaatacacaaaaaatattaatatcaaaatatgaataattataattttggaaTGTGGATATATTTACTCTAATATGCCGAACGATAGGACAATGAGGCTTGGATGAACTCTATTAAAGTGTGTCTGTCTACTACAGTACGAACAAATACTATTTAACTTAAAGTCTTAATATCCGGCtttctcaattaaaaaaataatttatgggcCAAGTTATacacttttataattacattccTGTCTATATCAACAAGTAAGATTGTAATCCATGGAATATCGTCGTTTAAGAACCATAGTTTACTGACAGTTCTTTAgcttgtatgtttatattccCTATATATGTTAATGCTTTTGATTGGTTAGTTTTTCAtcttatatctaatatattgtttaatacttTGAGGATTCAATTGTTTGCGCGTATATCTTGgcaacaatatttttacaagaatgctataaaatagtcgatattattttgtacatgtaaaatgttatgaatatatactaataaatacgGTACAGTAAGGATAgcaatgtttttaatgagATTTCTTAGTGAGTTCCGACCTAGAATTAGGGccctttttgtaatataaatagagcTTCAATATCTGCTTCCATAGAATACCATAGAACTTGCCAAGGAAGTagctaaaatatacaaaacgaGTCCTATCGATATCTATTGGTTGTTAAATTTCACGAACTACATTAGCAGCTGAACTGAATTTAGCAGAGGCTTCGTTAACGTAGGCTCCTCATTTTAGCCTTTCGTCTAGTGTCTACTCCCATATATAGCAAAACATTTCCAACTTTTCCATCATTCTATAGCCATCcgagaaaatattaatttaacattgtaATGTGCATCTTATAACCCAACAaggtaacaaattttaaattgctattcaattgcatgttttatttgttttttccaTAATCCTagtaatatattgtttcatttatttcaattcaattatttactttcctttattgaatattcttaaataaatatccagttatttaaagataaaaaaaggCTGAACTGTGTTACGGgtgtaatgaaaatgtttttatagatttttatattggcGGATGGTGAAAAGCAGTTTTTTACGAAAACTATTTGCacctacataaaaataactttagaaAAAAATGCTATACATCGATTCGGCATAACCACGTGTCAAGTAACATTTCGCCGCGCTTGTACttcgaaattattgtatttataaaaaaaaaaactgaaccaTGTATAAAATGTACGACAAATTCTCTTGTTtcattttgtacataaatattttcttcttaaAGAGAACCGGAAATGAGATATCGCCAAAAAATTGCTTTACGAcgtaattttttcaatatggTGGAGCGAGAAACAAATATACGAGCACATTAAAAGAAATCCATTTTCAAAACTCCCAGAAAGCTTTCCAGGTAAAACTACCTACTTTCAAGGTAACTCCTACGATGACtggaatgtttatttgtaaaaagaaatatttgttttttaattctcgCAAGTCAAATGTTTAAGgtaatgattaataaaaaaaattagcaaTGCTGAAAGAAATGAGATAATATAATCACTTCTAAATTCAAACTAGAAAATGGTAATTGCCTgctattaatacatttaaaattaaacccGCTTTTTTATCCCCTTGGTGTTTTCAGTatggtaattaaaaaactttttttggtACAGATATGTTCCGCCGCCTACACAATTCCTATGCCCGCCACTACACAGTGCCATTGGAGAATGTCATATATGACCGCTTCCTACAATGTACCAGCTTTATGGGAAGAGAAGCTGCCCGGCTGAGCCAGTGAGTTCTTAAACACATGATAACTTTTGACGGAACACAGTTATAGATTGATCAGTATTCGTTACTGGTACAAAGCtcttgataaatttaaacaaattatcagACTAGCTTTAAGGACTCGTTTTCCCCGCTCCTATGGGATCTCCTGGATAAAAACTCCTATATGCAAGTCCTATGATATTTCTCGGGTCTTTAAatttctgtaccaaatttcatcccaaTCGGTACATGTTTGTTCATTAtcttatttcctttttttgtaattaccaAAATGTTCGATCCTCCATCCTTAGATATTAAGggaaaattaatgttatacaaTATATGGAAGAAGAGCTGGTCtaagattattaaaacattcaagTCACCGACAATTGTAGCTTAATTATTAGcttttccatataaataatgttttaacttTCTTCTGTCCTTAGCCATACTAGAAGCCATGAGCCGGGCCTAGTCTACCGCCCCGAATGTACTATGGGACAAATTCAGGTAATCTAGCGTTTCTTTGctataatttcatcaaattgaatatatacgttattttttttctaacatgtattatgtttatcaCAGAACAACGTGGAAATGCTCTATAATCACTATACAAGGAATCCGTTGTCGCCCAATCGTCTCCTAATTGCTCTGACGATACTGTTGGTGAGTGCTGAAATTATTTCTGTTGGaacttacacaaaaaaaacgcATATTGTAGAAGTGTAGTAAAAAACAACGAAACACAAGCTAATTTAGCCTAGCCTGTTCCACtgatcttaaatatttttaggcGTAGTTAGTTTTGGGGGGGTTACATTAATAGTGTGAGCGTTAATTCCTTGTTCACTTTTGAGCGATTAATAATGAATGGAGTGCGTTATATGTTATGATGTATTGACAGCGCGAGTCCAGCTCGTTCACCACGGGGCGGTTCCTAGCGCCCCACGAGCTGGTGCCGCTGCGGCAGCCGCTGTCCGAATACGCGCACCAGGTGCTGGGGCGCGATTTCAACCCGGCGGACGGCGATGAGCTCATTGATGGAATATTCCAGAGAAACGCGGCTTTCCTCCGGCGCGTGGTGAGTTGTTTGGTCCTTTTTTCGTTTCATGACTGCGTACAGAGTATAGAGTAAAAGTGTTCATTgatgacaatttaaaaatttaaaccttaGACTaagttttaagaaatttttggATATAAACGCATTCGTAGAAGGTTTAATAATCATGctaatatgtaattttcagCCCGAAATAACGCCAATGCGCCAGAACGTGGACATAATTGAGACAATGCGCGGCGTCCTGTCGCGCTTCATAAGTCAAGTCATGTACTGCGTGACTATACACAGCCCGGAGATATTCTTCGACCGGTTCCGCTTGATCTTCCCTAGGATGTTCCTGGAACTGTGCGGCTACATGTCGTACTGCTGCCTTGAAGGCACGGAAGGTCTTAGGACTATTTACAGATCTTTTATTGTAAGTAcagaaaacatatataaacattgttttttcaattgcagactatatattgatatatatttcttttgtaaaCGAAATGTCTCGTCGTTAAATCCTCACGGCTTCTGTGATACGATTTCTAATactttcttattaataaatttattattggattattatttagattttcttatatttcctTAGATCGACGTTGTCAGCGATGTAGACGAAACAATCAGAGATTTGTTAATGAGCGTTAGCATGGACAATATATTCGGCTTCCTCAACCGCGTACAGAATTGCCGTCTACGGAACATACAATTTGTGAGAATGCTGCCTGGCACAGGCGCCGAAGGCGAACAAACGAATGAAGAAGCACGCGCACAAGCTAGCGGAGAGACGAGTGCACAGGCTAGTGCTCAGGCTAGCGCACGGGCTAGTACACAGGCGAGTGAACAGAGAAGTGCACAGACAAGTACACAGGCGCAGAGAAAGGCGCAGACAAATACACAGACCAGTGCGCAGACAAGTGCGCAGGCGAGTGGGGAACCAAGCCGGCAGAGAAACGATAGCGCCGCTGAAGCGAGATCTCGCATACCAACTGAGAGTCACGCCGGAAGGCGTAGACCACATGAAACGATATACGATAGCGAGGATGATAGCCCACGCGTTGGGCTGGACAACGGGATGATTGACAGGAACGAGCCTTTCGTTGAACATTTATTCGGACAGATACGCGATCGTCTGCGTACCTTCGTTAATGAGGAGATCGACTTGACACGGGTATGAATGTTATTCGTTTATGTATACTATAAGtagtaaatgtaaatttgcttttttgattacatgaaaatttcattaaatgctTCAAATAGTTCCATAATATGAGTTAAATTTAGCGTAAGGCAATTATCACACTGACACACATTATGCTGCATTTAGAACATTACTTACACATTAATACGCACATACTTGCGAGTGCATATTTGCATTATCGTGCGGGATTTTTACGTAGATGCGTTTAGTGGATTCACTCTGGCTCTGAATCAATCTCtggctattatatatatattattatctggCTCTGTGTAAATCGCCTAACGTaagaattcttaaaataattaatagttaaaCTTAATTATACAGGGCGATGACGACGAGCCAATGAGAATTATAAACGTGCCACCTCACGTTTTGTCGATCCCGCTACCTACGGGAGGATTCCCGTCCGGAGTAAGgtgagaataaataaattacatacatgTGTGAttattaccaaaaaaaaaaaaatctatgttacgtgtacttttatttatcttaaaattttataataaaaatccttttaaaTTCCTTTCCTTAGAAACCTTCCTTATTCCTGAGTAACATAGGCCtctttttttgcatatttatcTCGCTTTACCCAAGTGTAGTCGAGGCAAagtactaattaatataaaatgtcattgattattgaaatttttttttaagtatacgtctattaaaatataattccatACGGGTAAAATTCGGATACGTATCAAATAACGAAATAGTTCTTCTTATATAAATCatgttataaaagaaaatgataaaCAAACATGCATTACAGGATTCCACCATCCGCATCGCCCAGGCCACCGACGAGCAACGGCGACGCTAATGACGCGGTGCCCTGTATATCGATCAGTTCCAGCAGCGGGGATGACTCTAACAGCTCGACCAGCAGCAGGTACTTGTTGTGCATTGATCCGGTTTACTTCGTGGTTTTTGGTATTTTCACTTTGTGGGGGAGCCCTTCCTTATCCTTTccagttctttcctttattcctctctatcaatcctttcttaatcccaatttaaagttgaCAAGTCTgctccattgtcgacgatgatgaaatgaaaaaatatgtattttctgttataaaataaaattaaagctcgtgttgtattttatttacactattCTGCCAGAACTCCCGTTTGAATAAAAAGTGGTAGTAAATTGCGAAAAACGTAGAATAGATTACCGTAGATAGTAAAGAAATGAAATGTAGATTTTTTGATGCTTGTATTGCAGACTATGCCAGCCATCGAAATCAGACCATCAGCCGATGTCATCATCGGCCGATTCACAATCGTCGGTGGAAGAGAATTACGTGAGTTAGACAGAGATAATTACtagattttatctattttttttttacttagttTTTTATGTGGGGGTCGTGCACGCTTCTGCACGAATTGAGTCAACTCGCTcaggggaagtaccacaccatcacaggagaccggcgtgaaatagctaATCACAAATCCGTGCTTCACAAAGGTGCCACCGGCGAACATCCGGCAGCACTGGGGCGAGGAGTGGGAGCCGACGTTCCGGCGCGACCGGCAGGCGCAGAGCGGCGCGCAGGCGCACGCGCAGCCGCCCAGCGACGCGTACATGTCCGGTATGCCATCTAAGAAGCGTCGTTGCGTACGCCAATCGCGCCCCCCCACGACACTGAACGGCTTCATACAGGGTATGTATACGCGACGCGGTCGCCATCGCCGGTAGGGACGACGCCTGGCGCGAACGTAGCGGCGCCTTTGTCGCGTTTCGATGCGGACGCAGTCTCTCGGTTCGCTGGATCGACCGTTTCGCGGGGGATTCACTGTTTGTTGTGCGGGGGTTGATTGTTTATTTCCaaaatagttttgtttgtttgagtttTTGAGTGATTGTGATTGACGAAATTGAACGTAACGTAAGTTGATCCACCGAACTGCtcatttttatcccgattcttaaaatatcaattgaaactaaaatttttgatttttggaaATTTCAGTacgtaattttgtatgttcaCCCCAAATTGGGGTGGTGTTTTTGATTTCTGGTTTAAAGTAAGATTTCGAgaaatgtactttttttttaatcagtgCAAGTACTATAAATGAGTACAATTTATCTGTTACTCATGATTATAAGTAAAACATATCTTTTTCACTACATTTACTGCTATTAACgatagatataaattttattgtgatatgaaacagttaaatttaaccaactaatttattaaagggACTGCGTCGTACttcttgtaatataaaacgatTAAAGCCATTTTTGCTgaacatgtttataaaaacatagatTAATTCACACCTGAGAGTGATTTGAaccttaaaaaaaagtaatgcatagtttattaaaatttctgtaTGTTTTCGCACTACACAAGTGCTTTCGATAGAATTAACATACAGTTTctgcaatttataaaatgaagcaTCCCAAAATTCTGCCTCGAAACTATCTTCGGGAATTGGCAAACGCatcttaaaacaattatgtaaatacaaaacagTTTCAATGTTCTTccatcaaaaacatttttccatATGATGGGTGCTATGGTGTATCTATGTTTTTGTGAAACAAGCTTGTGCTATATGCATATAGGAATctacatatcataaaatatatattattattttgattattatcttCTTTACTCTAGttagcatttttaaatttcccctacattcgtttttagatttttatttacggAGCGTTTTGACAATCGTAGTTGCATGAATACGATTTAATTCGAGACCCTCTCAAGGAATGCAGTTCACTGCACAATACGCCTTGCTACCTATATGATTTTCtttcgtttctttttttaattatttctataacgTCTCTTCAGTGCCGTGAACCTTTGTTCctgaagaataattttatgactaTATATAGACTTTCATCATAGATTCCAATGTGTATATATAGCAAAGAAAGTCGATCAACAATTACACTATCAACAAACATGACATCAATTTtctctaattaaaatttgctacataacaatttattgctCCCGCGCACTATACACtacagaataattatttcaatgattttttttattaacatatgcTTACGAAAGTGAAATGACAACAAACAAATAGGAATCTGGATTAGGGCGACTGCCCTCTGTAGCAGGTGGTTAGCCCTGTGAATAAGGGCACCTGTGAACAAGAGGACTAATCGCTCTGTtatgtttataagaaaaatataacataaatttatattttccttttaatagtctagttaattaatataatgaatgaatagcctgtaaaatgattatagtctttaatttctaaaagcgAATATTGTACACaatattcatttctttttcgGCTACATACATAGTAGCTAGTAGCTGTATGGTTTCAGTATCCAAAAGACAAAAAAGGGGTCAGTCCTTTTTAAAATTCGCATTGTACCACACACATTGTACACGTCCTGTCGATGCATACAAACACGTCGTAATCctgtctttatttaaattacacagCCCGTTTACTGAAAACGCTCTTAAGCCGTTTTAGGATTTAGTAATTTGCTAATTCAGTACAAatctttacaatatatatgtgtatagcattgtatattatactaagGGTAAGTAACACAATTGACATGTAAATTTCCTACAACACTGAGCAATCATCCCTAGGACGACAATACTAATCGACTTTCATTGCTGatcataaacacaaaaatgagCTTTAATTGGGAccacataaaaatcatattgcCTCAAAACACGACAAAATGCGCCCCTCATACATTCCGGTGTACCGACTAACACGACTAAAATGATGTTTTGTTGATGTTCCAAATGTTCGATTCGGAAAAACGTTCCAAAACAATACGGCTCGATTGAAGAATTGGCTTGCTTAGAGTAACATACCCCGGTGAGTGACGGCTGTATTTCTGTACTATTTTGAGGTGTCCGGTCTCCGCGCGTTGGACGAAattatttctagaaatattataaggtCATTATAATGACTTGTAAGTAGACTTAAATAAACACACGTGACTTTTCAatactttttcattttgtactaaagtttttttttttagttttacacaTTGTTTTCCTGTTTATGGACATTCTATtgtttgataattatatagtatgtaaataatgtaagGAAGACATTTCAACTGAGTAATAAATGtatcatgttatattataaaaagggtAAATTTTAGCTATTGTTTAGGCTATAAGTTTAAATTGCAAGTTTGGTAttgaaaaaacataacaaaaaataaaaattccattTATCATTTgcttatagtattttttcatGTGGTCAATAAGCTTCTTAACAAAATGGTGttagtaaaaacatatatttacaaaaagcaCAAACAAAAATCAGATTAACGAATTGGAACTAAAAAAAGACACATTATTTCAGATGGAATACAAGTTTTAATcagtgttttgtttatttacttcttGGCCTATTCttcatttcttaattttcCAATTCATATCTTCGGTTATCggaaaatctaaaaaataaatcgacgTTGTCGAGTGTCGACTTTTATTTGACTAATACAACTTCGAAACTAGTACAGAGATATGgataacattttttcatacataacTACTATTGGTGGCGCATTATTTTCGTCTAAGGGCATATGTTACTTTAAATGCttcttattctttattttgtttgatttaaaattcacccctttttatttatccaatgCTTGAAACGGAAACATacgaattttattgattatccAACATAGCCTACATAATGTATTGTACTGGtagtaattacttataaaattttagtaattaCAAAGTATCTTTCCTACTTGCTTGCATATTCATGCTATTCAATACATAGAAGCTTTTCATGTAATTAgtttcaatatattacattaattctaATTGTAGAAAAAACTGTCCCTAGGACAGATCAATTAtatggaataaatatatttatatattcatatacgataaaatatattcgtatGTTTAACGTTACCTATGTCAATGTTGTCCCAGTGTTTTAAAAGTGTTTTGGAATGTTAAAGTCTTTATAGTTCTTCAAATATGAATTGAATTCtgtaacattttaaagttatttgcatttattgcaaaagtttgtattttaaaagcatgAATGAATATAACCACGGCTCATGTACTGAGCTAGAAGATATTTCTCTATTCATCCCATAACTTTGTTGATGACATtggtttatgtaaaatatagtcttgagtcattaatttctattgtTGTAAAGCGATGATAGCTGTGACAGGATTCATCTTATATTTTCCGAACTAtatgttgattttaaaatggaCTTTCTAGCTAAATTACGTTTAGGGCTGATTTCTCAATAACTGACTGACTAATTTGTTGATTATCTTAGTAAGCACTGTCtcacttttgttatttttttaagtgacatttcatattatcgcattattctttattggaCCACACTAGCaaatttgtacaaaaacataaatgccATTGATCAAAAGTatcatcttattttttataatatggagAAGTTTAATCtaagaattgaaaaatcagcCCAGTCATATTGTATGAAACAGTTtcgaaaacaatttattctaaatttgaTAACCAGGCTTGGATATTTGACGAAGGTACACTTATTTTATC
It encodes:
- the LOC119835625 gene encoding uncharacterized protein LOC119835625 isoform X2, with the protein product MNSTNDSDMMHFTIKTLDSRDHPFDLDNNITVLQLKHEIHARMGINVNMQRLIFCGRVLQDEKKLADYNVAGKVVHLVERAPNSLRGPARPPSNPNPNVDPNETTFSIQEQEYLFSPNHSPTMTRILCLKTLLRTLRTSIKACKATDPDQDSSSSSEESDEEDAYGPYLQRARTHSRPADLADLSDQLHDLEEQFEPYREQYMLCLREANDPSITLSERTLQRRQRLSDRVRAVFHHLSHAYHLLSDINLLLSHNASRLTSEMLVENRPLSPIQAQVNVVSTNRSGHRGGTASAQHGHRSNSQFTNSGQAASNQGQARSSSQTTNSNARNLNQPTGWSRGQMNQDTSGNRATASDNTKTDTDEQAMNLDPAEGSGRATGGAPNKDEDPNVDRTAAHSAGSNQSTNTNNKDAKNQNQTTNSNPNANQNQNRGRNPNQPTVNIEVHDPITVQVQIETRVPIPLQPMMGNMDQRGQNAARNPNQDARANQQGNQGNEGNDGNQQAPGNQGSQPNQANRDSQGDESDRNRIGLMMLDHFREVLNHVRQEPLSDLDDDDDDDDDIVELRSGTLKDEHVSFYTVLREINKTLENSPQVGPMKHNIRNATGTHRGNTKRSDQHSMSNKSQKKEGKHKKVNDKKTKGQSQVQQREVAVQSTSNEESVNNPVEMSEPQTNNVATNVTTLAGDDTSDPHFKFYYVLKYLHAQTQEGKPVEAIVILQKEESNDSNRNSDQNNQTDNVSSNIPPDDSHQTDQTVQNDQPDTADQNNQNSANDHSNRNHDESQTDKKEQPDKKGCNSQTKRQNDQKNRNINKDTNDQTDQKGQNSQKDQNIEMDQNGQKIDHGQTTRTNQCDQIDEADSATSIEQTSQTHCHSNKKNNKAEHSNCKTTKEDPMEWSQSNQNDQAPSSNAPGTNNQTSRNNQTQQNNRAKNSNQSTGNNQSHHSHSSNQNNQSNQTRQRNQCSQANPTDKPGPSNQSQSKQRQEKVDCSQQERESNIDRQNRPHSCRDANANARKVQRAKNKRPKRREVRRNSARIAHLTTLRRRLQMPDFQFNGLGAGEIGGFEVVVNMDDASGGATGGTNISGGTMPRRNLTADQILDDGNIYVAHMNGAQSSAEVIQQVMGSIIRQGLVPGVTSDAHVMHVYVPNMGQNSGSTSANPTNDQTEDQPNRNQNQNENENQNQSENQSQNPSENPTQNQNQNQNETGNQQDQAQRQSHWSSRVHRQRFATRANHNMFRRLHNSYARHYTVPLENVIYDRFLQCTSFMGREAARLSHHTRSHEPGLVYRPECTMGQIQNNVEMLYNHYTRNPLSPNRLLIALTILLRESSSFTTGRFLAPHELVPLRQPLSEYAHQVLGRDFNPADGDELIDGIFQRNAAFLRRVPEITPMRQNVDIIETMRGVLSRFISQVMYCVTIHSPEIFFDRFRLIFPRMFLELCGYMSYCCLEGTEGLRTIYRSFIIDVVSDVDETIRDLLMSVSMDNIFGFLNRVQNCRLRNIQFVRMLPGTGAEGEQTNEEARAQASGETSAQASAQASARASTQASEQRSAQTSTQAQRKAQTNTQTSAQTSAQASGEPSRQRNDSAAEARSRIPTESHAGRRRPHETIYDSEDDSPRVGLDNGMIDRNEPFVEHLFGQIRDRLRTFVNEEIDLTRGDDDEPMRIINVPPHVLSIPLPTGGFPSGVRIPPSASPRPPTSNGDANDAVPCISISSSSGDDSNSSTSSRLCQPSKSDHQPMSSSADSQSSVEENYVPPANIRQHWGEEWEPTFRRDRQAQSGAQAHAQPPSDAYMSGMPSKKRRCVRQSRPPTTLNGFIQESMGEVNVSMDGVAEDDRVRAMFNEHFRDLARSRAENSVDYSARRFPGVGIFLRGSSTTDPNAPLPDFSDSSEGL